From Halomicrobium salinisoli, the proteins below share one genomic window:
- a CDS encoding DUF402 domain-containing protein, with protein sequence MTVRVRGIYATALTELLSDVGVALPSPAIDERFDREFPDERPRATVTTTDDRQGVGIAGDPETVAAVVERLRAVGRDAMAWADPTPRGAVYAGEVTETLGGGAVVELTAVDPADAVPATAAGVDPEGFLPYSKTERRIEEGDVLRVQVDEPTAPWTGGRPVLDTTVRAHGALATLVRGGSTDVNGPELADVLPTDPREGWGITWDRASDDAGLDALGGALDAANERAETVDAAVEDAPSPDDAAPHCYVAPAATAWVWFGRESRFELDGVRRDVTATMPGHHRTKAGSASASGGVDLAEAVADGFRTGESDFPFEAVTGQYGPREGDSVGIEHGKPDGRLFTLGDASVEAVDPDGTVTLEREMSPGGTYDGLGVERQAGDVATTKVREGRWWYPTVYRGSDGQRRGTYVNVCTPVEVFPDGVRYVDLHVDVVKHADGTVERVDDDELDEAVAAGHVSEELAEKARSVAASVEHALE encoded by the coding sequence ATGACGGTCCGGGTGCGGGGCATCTACGCGACGGCGCTGACCGAGCTGCTGTCGGACGTGGGCGTCGCCCTGCCGTCGCCGGCCATCGACGAGCGGTTCGACCGCGAGTTTCCCGACGAGCGGCCGCGGGCGACCGTGACGACGACCGACGACCGCCAGGGGGTCGGCATCGCGGGCGACCCGGAGACGGTCGCCGCCGTCGTCGAGCGCCTGCGCGCGGTCGGCCGGGACGCAATGGCCTGGGCGGACCCGACGCCCCGCGGCGCGGTGTACGCCGGCGAGGTGACCGAGACGCTGGGCGGGGGCGCCGTCGTCGAACTGACCGCCGTCGACCCGGCCGACGCGGTGCCGGCGACGGCGGCCGGCGTCGACCCGGAGGGGTTCCTGCCGTACTCGAAGACCGAGCGACGGATCGAGGAGGGCGACGTGCTACGCGTCCAGGTCGACGAGCCGACGGCACCGTGGACCGGCGGCCGGCCGGTGCTGGACACGACCGTCCGCGCACACGGTGCGCTCGCGACGCTGGTCCGCGGCGGGTCGACCGACGTGAACGGGCCGGAGCTGGCCGACGTGCTGCCGACGGACCCCCGCGAGGGCTGGGGCATCACCTGGGACCGCGCCAGCGACGACGCCGGCCTGGACGCGCTGGGCGGCGCGCTCGACGCCGCGAACGAGCGGGCCGAGACCGTCGACGCCGCCGTCGAGGACGCCCCGTCGCCCGACGACGCCGCGCCCCACTGCTACGTCGCCCCGGCGGCGACGGCGTGGGTCTGGTTCGGCCGCGAGTCCCGCTTCGAGCTCGACGGGGTCCGCCGCGACGTGACGGCGACGATGCCGGGCCACCACCGGACCAAGGCCGGTTCGGCGAGCGCGTCCGGCGGGGTCGACCTCGCCGAGGCGGTGGCCGACGGGTTCCGGACCGGCGAGTCGGACTTCCCCTTCGAGGCGGTGACCGGGCAGTACGGCCCGCGCGAGGGCGACTCCGTGGGAATCGAGCACGGCAAGCCCGACGGCCGGCTGTTCACGCTGGGCGACGCCAGCGTCGAGGCCGTCGACCCGGACGGGACGGTCACGCTGGAGCGTGAGATGTCCCCCGGCGGGACCTACGACGGCCTGGGCGTCGAGCGGCAGGCGGGCGACGTCGCCACTACCAAGGTCCGCGAGGGACGGTGGTGGTACCCGACGGTGTACCGCGGCAGCGACGGGCAGCGCCGCGGCACCTACGTCAACGTCTGCACGCCCGTGGAGGTGTTCCCCGACGGCGTCCGGTACGTCGACCTCCACGTGGACGTGGTGAAACACGCCGACGGCACGGTCGAGCGGGTGGACGACGACGAATTGGACGAGGCGGTCGCGGCCGGCCACGTCTCCGAGGAACTCGCGGAGAAGGCCCGCAGCGTCGCCGCGAGCGTCGAGCACGCGCTGGAGTGA
- a CDS encoding DUF7532 family protein, with amino-acid sequence MHFSSREQAALREAGLSTDEIRAASDAVADATEAAAEELEAFFDGRETVYSDMDRAHSSSDIQEHTVEYLDLFTHADDIRGYLRFDTWGVYVEGGRVLSEDAVELTLGPTVHDRVRFAADRDDL; translated from the coding sequence ATGCACTTCAGCTCCCGCGAGCAGGCGGCGCTGCGCGAGGCCGGCCTCTCGACCGACGAGATTCGGGCGGCGTCCGACGCCGTCGCCGACGCGACGGAGGCGGCGGCCGAGGAACTCGAGGCCTTCTTCGACGGCCGCGAGACGGTCTACTCGGACATGGACCGCGCCCACAGCAGCAGCGACATCCAGGAACATACGGTCGAGTACCTCGACCTGTTCACCCACGCCGACGACATCCGGGGGTACCTCCGGTTCGACACCTGGGGCGTCTACGTCGAGGGCGGGCGCGTCCTCTCGGAGGACGCCGTCGAACTGACGCTGGGCCCGACCGTCCACGACCGGGTCCGCTTCGCCGCCGACCGCGACGACCTATGA
- a CDS encoding preprotein translocase subunit Sec61beta, with protein sequence MSSNDGGGLMSSAGLVRYFDAEDQNTIRFDPRTVVAVGAAFGFMILLLNAL encoded by the coding sequence ATGAGCAGCAACGACGGCGGTGGCCTGATGTCCAGCGCCGGACTGGTGCGGTACTTCGACGCGGAAGACCAGAATACGATCCGCTTCGACCCGCGAACTGTCGTCGCGGTCGGGGCCGCCTTCGGCTTCATGATCCTCCTGCTGAACGCGCTGTAG
- a CDS encoding thioredoxin domain-containing protein, which yields MSVTLKDFYADWCGPCKTQDPILEELEEDWPDVDFEKVNVDEEQDVANEYQVRSLPTLVVENDDGVVERFVGVTQRDDLEDALQTAEA from the coding sequence ATGTCTGTCACGCTCAAGGACTTCTACGCCGACTGGTGTGGTCCGTGCAAGACCCAGGACCCCATCCTGGAGGAACTCGAGGAGGACTGGCCGGACGTCGACTTCGAGAAGGTCAACGTCGACGAGGAGCAGGACGTGGCCAACGAGTACCAGGTCCGCTCGCTCCCGACGCTCGTCGTCGAGAACGACGACGGCGTCGTCGAACGCTTCGTCGGCGTCACCCAGCGCGACGACCTCGAAGACGCCCTGCAGACGGCCGAAGCGTAA
- the npdG gene encoding NADPH-dependent F420 reductase: protein MDIALLGGTGDIGEGLALRWAYDSPHDVIVGSRDADRAANKAEEYETELDSRGVEVSIDGLANEEAAARADVVVAAVPAYHLTDTVEAVADELEPTDVLVSPAVGMKRDEAGFHYNRPGAGSVTQLAAGAAPEDVPVVGAFHNLAAGRLANLDVTFDWDTVVVGDDGDAKATVMELAESIDGLRALDGGPLENAAEVEAVTPLLINVARHNDGMHDLGLEFR from the coding sequence ATGGACATCGCGCTGCTCGGCGGCACGGGCGACATCGGTGAGGGACTGGCGCTGCGGTGGGCCTACGACTCGCCGCACGACGTGATCGTCGGCTCGCGGGACGCCGACCGCGCCGCGAACAAGGCCGAGGAGTACGAGACGGAGCTGGACAGCCGCGGCGTCGAGGTGTCGATCGACGGGCTCGCCAACGAGGAGGCGGCCGCGCGGGCGGACGTGGTCGTCGCCGCCGTCCCGGCCTACCACCTGACGGACACGGTCGAGGCCGTGGCCGACGAACTGGAGCCGACCGACGTGCTCGTCTCCCCAGCCGTCGGTATGAAGCGCGACGAGGCGGGCTTTCACTACAACCGGCCCGGCGCCGGCAGCGTGACGCAGCTGGCCGCCGGCGCGGCGCCCGAGGACGTCCCCGTCGTCGGCGCCTTCCACAACCTCGCGGCCGGCCGGCTGGCGAACCTCGACGTCACCTTCGACTGGGACACCGTCGTCGTCGGCGACGACGGCGACGCCAAGGCGACCGTGATGGAACTGGCCGAGTCCATCGATGGGCTCCGGGCGCTCGACGGCGGCCCCCTGGAGAACGCCGCCGAGGTGGAGGCGGTGACGCCGCTGTTGATCAACGTCGCGCGGCACAACGACGGGATGCACGATCTGGGGCTGGAGTTTCGGTAG
- a CDS encoding TIGR01548 family HAD-type hydrolase has protein sequence MNVDAVVLDVDGVLVDVADSYRRAVVESVERVYGETIEKADIQPFKDAGGFNNDWELTDAAALYVLGSRAGLGLDVDEFTDRIAERGGGLDAAKAVVRDALPDADAEGVVDEWDPERLRDVFQQLYLGSDLYRDLEGGEPDIDAPGFIHDEPVIVEAETIAALEERYDVGVLTGRPAAEADIALERAGLDVPDEHRFTMDDWDEGKPDPAALVTLAERFDAERVAFAGDTLDDVRTAVNADAADDRVYYGVGVLTGGLTGDEGRRKYSGEGASAVVESVNDLPDLLE, from the coding sequence ATGAACGTGGACGCGGTCGTGCTCGACGTCGACGGCGTGCTGGTGGACGTGGCCGACTCCTACCGGCGCGCGGTCGTCGAGTCCGTCGAGCGTGTGTACGGCGAGACCATCGAGAAGGCCGACATCCAGCCGTTCAAGGACGCCGGCGGGTTCAACAACGACTGGGAGCTGACCGACGCGGCGGCGCTGTACGTGCTGGGCTCGCGGGCCGGGCTCGGCCTCGACGTCGACGAGTTCACCGACCGCATCGCCGAGCGCGGCGGCGGGCTGGACGCGGCGAAGGCCGTGGTCCGGGACGCGCTCCCCGACGCCGACGCCGAGGGCGTCGTCGACGAGTGGGACCCCGAGCGGCTGCGGGACGTCTTCCAGCAGCTGTACCTCGGGAGCGACCTGTACCGCGATCTGGAGGGCGGCGAGCCGGACATCGACGCGCCCGGCTTCATCCACGACGAGCCGGTCATCGTCGAGGCGGAGACGATCGCCGCGCTGGAGGAGCGCTACGACGTGGGCGTCCTGACCGGTCGACCAGCCGCGGAGGCCGATATCGCGCTGGAGCGGGCCGGCCTGGACGTGCCCGACGAACACCGCTTCACGATGGACGACTGGGACGAGGGCAAGCCCGACCCGGCCGCGTTAGTGACGCTGGCCGAGCGCTTCGACGCCGAGCGGGTGGCCTTCGCCGGCGACACGCTCGACGACGTGCGGACGGCGGTCAACGCCGACGCGGCCGACGACCGGGTCTACTACGGCGTGGGCGTGCTGACCGGCGGTCTCACCGGCGACGAGGGACGCCGGAAGTACAGCGGCGAGGGAGCGTCCGCGGTGGTCGAGAGCGTCAACGACCTGCCCGACCTGCTGGAGTAG
- a CDS encoding UPF0146 family protein, with the protein MTGARDAIVERLAAFDRVVEVGVGRRPAVAAGLADRGVDVTATDVVDRAVPDGVRFVRDDVTDPDPAVYAGADAVYALNVPPELHRPAWEAARAADAAFLFTTLGGDAPAIPVERASLSGGVTLYRARESGPGVPE; encoded by the coding sequence ATGACCGGTGCCCGCGACGCCATCGTCGAGCGGTTGGCGGCCTTCGACCGGGTCGTCGAAGTCGGGGTCGGACGGCGGCCGGCGGTCGCCGCGGGGCTGGCCGACCGCGGGGTCGACGTGACCGCCACCGACGTCGTCGACAGGGCGGTGCCCGACGGCGTTCGCTTCGTCCGCGACGACGTGACCGATCCGGACCCGGCGGTCTACGCCGGCGCGGACGCCGTCTACGCGCTGAACGTCCCGCCGGAGCTGCATCGACCGGCGTGGGAGGCCGCCCGCGCGGCGGACGCGGCCTTCCTGTTCACCACCCTCGGCGGCGACGCGCCGGCGATTCCCGTCGAGCGGGCGTCGCTGTCGGGCGGCGTGACGCTCTACCGGGCCCGGGAGTCGGGGCCGGGCGTGCCGGAGTAA
- a CDS encoding archaemetzincin family Zn-dependent metalloprotease has translation MHVDVVPVGDISARVKREASDGLRSVYDCEVTMHDPESVPTGAYDANRDQYRAEEFIDLAQRVGDGSKNIAITAHDLYYRRRNYVFGLAYLSGSGSVISTNRLQTSSDGGFSNRSAGDIFADRVRKEVVHEIGHTLGLEHCDNKRCVMNFSPTVREVDVKEQSLCGSCQRQLD, from the coding sequence ATGCACGTCGACGTCGTGCCGGTGGGTGACATCTCGGCCCGGGTCAAGCGGGAGGCCTCCGACGGCCTGCGCTCGGTGTACGACTGCGAGGTCACCATGCACGATCCGGAGTCGGTGCCGACCGGCGCGTACGACGCCAACCGCGACCAGTATCGCGCGGAGGAGTTCATCGACCTGGCTCAGCGGGTGGGGGACGGCAGCAAGAACATCGCGATCACGGCACACGACCTCTACTACCGGCGGCGAAACTACGTCTTCGGGCTGGCGTACCTCTCCGGCAGCGGGAGCGTCATCTCGACCAACCGCCTCCAGACGTCCTCCGACGGCGGCTTCTCGAACCGGTCGGCGGGCGACATCTTCGCCGACCGCGTCCGCAAGGAGGTCGTCCACGAGATCGGCCACACGCTCGGCCTCGAGCACTGCGACAACAAGCGCTGCGTCATGAACTTCTCGCCGACCGTCCGCGAGGTCGACGTCAAGGAGCAGTCGCTGTGTGGCTCCTGCCAGCGGCAACTCGACTGA
- a CDS encoding pentapeptide repeat-containing protein → MPSDSSDRCGYRLNVGVDEVGSGEPCDRPTWEDHDRCVWHAEVDGKTQEQLEDARSGGDDDLDGAYLRGASLVGVDWFADASLVGADFSDAMLVDADLSGADLTLATLTDANGINADFAGANLEGAIFTNADLRRANLLGAYLNDAVLTDVHVGEETDFGDLSVYEREAVEPGFGSNHPLEAASWTYRELQQLYRDNALPKLARRSYNLEKDARRRLAWTQRDYGNAIKWEVSRWVMRYGSSPYRVLLVSLFVIVVCALLFPLTGGIQETQGGQAITYTIEDPEATPLWWTAEILYKSLYFSMITFATLGYGDIQPVGPYARMLAAVETIIGSLLSAILVFVLTRIVTW, encoded by the coding sequence ATGCCATCGGATTCCTCCGACCGGTGTGGCTACCGCCTGAACGTCGGCGTCGACGAGGTCGGTTCGGGCGAGCCCTGCGACCGGCCGACGTGGGAGGACCACGACCGCTGTGTCTGGCACGCCGAAGTCGACGGCAAGACGCAGGAGCAACTCGAGGACGCCCGGTCCGGGGGCGACGACGACCTGGACGGCGCGTACCTCCGGGGGGCGTCGCTCGTCGGCGTCGACTGGTTCGCCGACGCGTCGCTGGTCGGCGCGGACTTCTCGGACGCCATGCTCGTCGACGCCGACCTCTCCGGCGCCGATCTCACGCTGGCGACGCTGACGGACGCGAACGGGATCAACGCGGACTTCGCCGGTGCGAACCTGGAAGGCGCCATCTTCACGAACGCCGACCTCCGGCGCGCGAACCTGCTGGGCGCCTACCTCAACGACGCGGTGCTCACCGACGTCCACGTCGGCGAGGAGACCGACTTCGGCGACCTGTCCGTCTACGAGCGCGAGGCCGTCGAGCCCGGATTCGGGAGCAACCACCCGCTGGAGGCCGCGTCGTGGACCTACCGCGAACTCCAGCAACTCTACCGCGACAACGCGCTCCCGAAACTGGCCCGCCGGAGCTACAACCTCGAGAAGGACGCTCGGCGCCGCCTCGCCTGGACGCAACGCGACTACGGGAACGCGATCAAGTGGGAGGTCTCGCGGTGGGTGATGCGCTACGGCTCCAGCCCGTACCGCGTCCTCCTCGTCTCGCTGTTCGTGATCGTGGTCTGCGCGCTGCTGTTCCCGCTCACCGGCGGGATCCAGGAGACCCAGGGCGGACAGGCCATCACCTACACGATCGAGGACCCCGAGGCGACGCCCCTCTGGTGGACGGCCGAGATCCTGTACAAGAGCCTCTACTTCAGCATGATCACGTTCGCGACGCTCGGGTACGGCGACATCCAGCCCGTGGGCCCCTACGCCCGCATGCTCGCCGCCGTCGAGACCATCATCGGCTCGCTGCTGTCTGCCATCCTCGTGTTCGTGCTCACCCGGATCGTCACCTGGTGA